AATTAAAAAAGCACCCTTCACAAATGTTGTATGGGTGTCTCTGTTACTGGCTTTAAGGGGAGAAGTCTGTATTCCACCACCCCCTCCAATTCTGAGAACTCTGAACTGCCTTACAGAATATGAGTTGGGATTGCAACAGCCTTGCTGAACTTAACTCTCTGATCTGCTAACCTAATTTCCTGGTGGTTTATGTTTAAACCATCTATCTCTCCCTTTAGCAATGAATAATTTCTATTTTCTGTCCTCAGATGCTTCTCTGGGACATGGGGCAGCTCTCATCCCACACAGGCCTGGCTGGGAGAGGTGACAGGGAGGAAGCCTGCATACATACATGATCACGTAATTCTGCCTTCCAACTTTGCCCTTTTGGAAGGGCCAAAGCTCATAGACATGGTGATTACTGTGTGAGCAGTTTCTTTACATGCTGAAagtacggggggggggcagacttaggcacactttctttttttaaaaaaaaaatatttattgaaatttcaaaaaaattcaaaaataaagaaaaataaaacaaaagatacaaaatacagaaaaataaaaacaattataaacaagtcaatctttccatatcttatctttcatttgcttatttccttgacctcctcacacctcccttttttgtattctagttcagttagttaattcagcaaatcctttccatctttgtttttatcttacttaggcacactttctctctctcatttttttttacccCAACTCATCTCTTAACTTTTTTTGATGTTCACTGGAGCAATAAACCCTGGCCTGAAAGGAGTCTCCCATTTTccactcggggggggggcatggatggTGTGAAAGCAAGGAAGACTATTCCATGGCTCTCACTCGAACTTTGTGTATCCTTCCAAGCCTCTCCCAGCCTAAAAGACTAGGAGATTGAGGGAAGGCATTGATGCCTTGCTAGTGATAGGCTGAAATTATCCTACAGGTTGAATTCAGTGAAGTGGTACTTTGAGACATATTGCTGGACTAGGGTAAAAAAATATGGTTCCAGCACATGCCAGTGGACACAGAGCAGTTCCTAGAGCAGGAAAAATTGTAGGACCATCTCCATAATTATTGCCCTAGAACAGAGATTTCATCCCTGTGTATTGGCTCAGCCTGTGACCTCTGTGTGTTCACATTTCCCAAACTCATTGAACAGAAAACCCAACAGGAACTGCCCATAAATAGACAAGTTATTCAAATTGGCTTAATCTTCATCCTTTACATTGGCTGAAAATGGTGGGAGAGGGGCAACTGCTCCTTAGTCATTCATAGCTGGTGCCGGCTTTGCCCAACTCGTATTATCTGCCCAGTTCCTCTTCTAACTCttcttgcattttctttttagtGGAGTTGTCTCTTTTCCCCGTTGGTTCTGCTCCTCATTTTGTTTGATGTGTCTTCCTCTCCTGACCTTGCTTGCCTTTTGACCCATTAACCAGGCCTGCCATCTTCTGACCCTGAAACGGCTTCTGTGTAGAATGGAAAGTTACACTGGAGTGGGGGGCTCCAAGAAGGTCTGCTAAGTGCTTGGGTGGCAGGCCACCTGGCACCCCTGTGTATCTCCACGTTGAAAGAAAGGTGCAATATAATAAATGGACTATATAAGCCAACAATTTCTGTGCAGCCCTCTCAGGATCTAGGACTAGCTGCCTTACAGATTTCAATATGAAGATAATAGATATAGTTCAagcccatgtacagtggtacctcgggttacatacgcttcaggttacagacgcttcaggttacagactccgttaacccagaaatactacctcgggttaagaatttgcttcaggatgagaacagaaattgtgctctgccggcgcagcagcagcaggaggccccattagttaaagtggtgcttcaggttaagaatagtttcaggttaagagcggacctccggaacgaattaagtacttaacccgaggtaccgctgtactttaAAAAGAAGAGCTGTGGTCAGAATTGCAGATTTGCCTTCGAAATATAGCAAAACAGTCGGGATGGCTCAAGTGTTAACTAAGGATTTGTGGATTTTCTCCTGGGCACACCAATTTATGGGCAATTTATGTGTAAAGCATACACAAATGCCTGCAGTTTTATGGTCTGGGTAGCGTGGTTGTGCCAAATTTTCCTTGTGGCATCCATCATAATGTTTTGTCTCTCCTGATGGGGCAAGTGAATTTAACCTTCCACGAGTCCTGTTCACGAGGCTTTCCCATCCGCACCTCCCCCCACTCACTGGGagaaagctttatttatttttttggtctgTGTCCTAGCAGGGCAGCTCTGGCCAAGGATCAGAGTCCCTCCTGCTGATTTGTTTCCATGGCTAGAAAACAGCAAGTTCCAATCAAAAGAGACTGGAAGAAGCTTAGCTGACCTCCTTAGCAAGGGACCTGGAAGGGGGGTGGTCTGCTTTTGGGCTCCCAACGAAAGAAGGAGCTCGAGATGTTTTCTTTTTGCAAGACCAAATATTTGTAATTAGGTGACTGTGATCAGCAGGTGCCTTTCCACAAATCGAGGGGCCCCCAGGACATTTTGCACAGTTCAGCAGATTTGAGTGTCACCAGCACCTCGCCTCCCTTGAACTAGCACACAGTGCTTTGCTTGTATTAGTATGCTTGCCTGCTCTGTGCCCTGTGTGAAGTGTTCTCGGTGCACTGCAAAACCATACCGGAAAACAGGTGATCAAAATTGTGCAGGGTTCTGACTCCCAAAGTTGGTTGCAGTGAGAGCCTCTCCTAATTTAAAAACAGTCATGGTTAAGGAAAGCCAGTTAATCCAGAAGGAGGTTAGCAGCAGATTCTGGCTGAGGTTGAACTCCCTCTAAAGGACCAAATTTGCAGGTTGCGGGGTCTGTCCAGACACTATACAAATCAATTTGTGGAAGGACAGGCagcagtggctaggagtgccctTACCAGCTTGGGCTGTTACAGCAGCTAAAGACCTTCTCTTAGTGTGACAAATCTTGCCTCAGTTACCCATGCACTGGTTACCTCCAAACTAGACTACTGCAATGGTTTTTAGGTATGGCTTCCTTTGAAGATTGTTTGGGAACTTCAAGTAGTGCTAAATGCCAGCTGCCCAGATGTTAGTTGGGATAAAGCAATCAGAACATTTTGCTTCAGTattatatcagctgcactggctgccagtttgtttccaggcccaattcaaagggctAGTTAAAACAGAGTTTCGTGAAGGACCATCTGTGCCCATATGTAGCTGCCTTGGGCCTTCCTGTTGACCTCAGCTCGTAGATGTGTCAGTGGGTAAATTAGACTGGCAGCACATGTGGTAGGGAATTTTTCGTGGTGTGCTCCTGTTTAAGAAACTCCCTTCCCCAAGGCTTTTATACTActcccttcttttttaaaattttatttatttcattttaagccCAAATGTCTAAGACAAGCTGGAGTGACTGGCATCTTGTGCCAGTAATGAGGGGCTTAGCTGTAGTGCATCTGTGCTATTTGTCACTCTTGTTTTGTATTTATGAgttaaatatttattgattttaattgcATGGTTAATAAAGTTTTTTTGTACTGCTTTGACTTAATATTCTAAGCTGTCTTGGGCAACACAGAAATAGCTTACATATATCAGTAAAAACGGCTGAGCCAACAGTAACAATTCACCTAGGAGAATTCACCCTTGCCTGCCTTCAGCAAGCAAGTAAAGAAACTTCACTGTGAACCATGGACGCCTAGGTGGCTTGGTAAACTGACCCGGTCATAAAGTTATTACTACAGTAAAATGTCAGGTCATGCATTTTGGAAGACGGAATATAGGTCAGAGTGTTTACTGCTTGATGAACCATTGAATTCCATGTGGGTTTGCTGACTAAGGTTAGTAGTGAGAGCATACAAAGTATTGAGTGTGCTTTTCCAGACAGAGTTTGGATGTATTAATTTGGAGTTTAAAAAATGTAACATTGTGTCTGATGGCAGAATGCTGTGCATGCAGATTAAAGCCACCATTTCTTCAGCTGTTCCATGCTCTCACTTAAAGAGTGATTTGGAAGATGTACGGCATGGGATTTAGAGCATAGTCCTAATAATCATGCCAATCTCGTTTCGTAGATATGCAAGCACCGGGgtcaagggccatagctcagtggtagagcatggtcccagtttcaatccctggcatctcttgaTAGGACCgggaaaacctgtggctctctaggttTTGTTGGACTAGAACGCCCATAATCCCAGACCATTTGTCATTAGCTGCCCTTCTCTGGTGCAGACaattactgaactagatgggctcgATATAAGGAAGTTTCCTATGTGGGGTTGCTTTTGGAGGTCCCATCAGTGCAATCACTTTGGGTGGCGTTGGGGGCTTAGCTTGTGGAGATTGGGCTCTGCCATATTGCACTTGTGGACCCTTGGATTATGGcagaacacacacaacacaaaatgTAGACTGCTGTCTCTTGCAGTAGCCTCTTGCGTATGCGCTGGGGTGGTTGTGTTGAAGCCTCATTGATTTACCATGTGCTGTTGCTTTAAGAGGTGGCATATAAGGCCTCTGCACATCTTGCTCAGCAAAAGAAATGTGGGAAGAGAGCTCCAAATCAGTGGTTGAGGGAGAAGAGGGATTAGGTTGTTTGACTACAAGTATAATGAGAATCTTTGTTCCTAACATCTGGGATTCTCAAACCCAGCTTTGGGTGGGCATCACTTGGGGCTTTGAGGGGCAGCGTGTACATAGTTTTGTTGTTTGCTGTTGGAAGGCACTGGAATTGCTTTGGTTTCTCTCTCGCAGGTAACCAATGAAATCACACCTGTGCTGTCCTACTCCTACATGGCTGTCTTGGTGCCCATCTTCCTGTTGACCGACTACCTGCGGTACAAGCCGGTGCTGGTGCTGCAGAGCCTGAGCCACATTGCCATCTGGCTGCTGCTGATCTTCGGGACCAGCATCCTTGCCATGCAGTTCATGGAATTCTTCTACGGCATCACCATGGCGGCGCGGGTGGCCTACTCCTCGTacatcttctccctggtcacccCTTCGCGCTACCAGCGCATGGCTAGCTATTCCCGCACCTCGGTCCTCATGGGAGTCTTCGCCAGCTCCGTGCTGGGGCAGCTCTGTGTCACAGTGGGGGGCACCACCTTCACGACCCTGAATTACATCTCCCTGGGGTTCATGTCCTTTGGGCTGCTGCTGACGCTCTTCCTGGAACGCCCCAAGCGCAGCCTCTTCTTCAACAGGAGTGAGCCTGTGTGCAATGGCACCTCGCCCTCTGAGCTGGACAAAATGAACGCTGGGGCCGGGGATCCAGCGTGGCACAAGGCCCCCACCTGGAAGAACATGGTCTTTTTCCGGATGTTAAAGGAGCTGGCGGCATTTATACGGCTGCCGCAGTTAAGACTTTGGTCCCTTTGGTGGATATTCAATTCTGCTGGCTACTACCTAATACTGTATTATGTGCAGATTTTGTGGAATGAGATATATCCCACAAGAGACAACAGGAAAATCTACAACGGAGCTGTGGAAGCTGCTTCAACGCTCCTCGGTATGTAGATCCTCCCCCACTTCCCGTTTGAGCTTGATtataaccccaccccacccctttctatCTCTGCTTTATGCCCCAAATATGAATTCAGAGCACCTAGCAGAGTCTCCTAGACCATGGtcctaaagtaccgtatttttccatctataagacgcccccatgtataagatgtcccgtatttttggggactcagatttaagaaaatggggggagatggctcagattataagatgccccctaatttttgacattcttTTTTAGGAAAAAACCTAGTCGTATACACAGAAAATTCGGTACATTCATGCAAAGGCAATTTCTGCTAAAATGACTTGGGTTTAAAGCAACTTCAGGTGATGCACCTCAGGGATCTCCCTGCATGGAGAATCTAGGCCAACCATTCCACTAACCTTCCCCAACCGGGTGCTTGCAAGGTTGGTCTACAAGCATGCATTATTGTGTGCTAAAGCTCAGGGATAATGtgcatgctctgcatgcaggtGGGTATAAGCTCAGTATTTGCCATCTCCAGCCAAAAGGGATTTTAGGGTCACCGTCAACCAGAACAGGGAGCATTGGGAGCAGATGCAGTAGTGGCTACACCTAAGAACTTGATCAGTCTGGTGCCAGCAAGGAAGCTGTGCTTGGAAAGAGCACTGGCTTTCCCAAGTTGCCTCTCAACTCTCTGGGTTTTACACTGCAGTTTCCCAGCTGGTAGCATGTTTTGAAACATCCTGTTAAGAGTTTTACACTTTTCTCACACCCAGAATGGTGGTTTCATTTGCATCATCCTAAAAACCATGCTAGAACTGTGGTGTATACTTGGATGCATTGCATCTCTGGTGCAAAAGGCTGGTGCCCATTATAGGAAATCTATAAATTATGTTGAAAGTGACCCACCCCTTACCTTTACAGCTGGATCCAGAGCAACTTGGTTACTAAACGTTTTTAAGGGCTTGTCTCAGGACAAGTTTCCCCCCTACTTCTGTGAGAGTTGCACTTTATGAATCTGAATCCCAGTCAGTATCTgtccaaaaaacaaaaccttgcttGCTAAATCCAACTAGGAAGGGCAAAAATTCCTCTCCCCATGTACTTTTCATTGCAGAACTGACATAGAAATAACTTGCTGCATAGTCCTTCTAGGGCCGGgcaggggaacctgtagccctccagatgtttgaactTCTGGCTGGGGcaaattccaacaacatctggagtgccacccccccccttcccgCCGTTCTaggacatttttgttgttgtttgtatggTATGTCCCCATTTTTCAGCTGCTCAGCTGTATACAATTTTAttcctgcaaacaaacaaaaaactgtccAGAACATAAAATATTCCAAGAAATTAttggggatttatttttatttttttggtcatTGTGTGCATGTTTGTATCCTAGTGTAAAGTGTTGGGTTAAAAATGTCTGAAACAAAAGGTGTTCAGGGAAGCAAAGGCAAGTGCCCAAAGAGAAATTTCTTCCTCAATTACCTTGGGCTTAAAATAATCTCCTTGGATATTTGGGGTAGAAATTGTCCCTTGGGTTTTTCCAAACAATGACTGTTCTGCTGTGCCCCTTGTTGTGAGTGCTGCTTTGGAGAGTGGAGGCCTTGCTGTCCATACCTGGTCCTCTCATCTATACCTTGACAACATGTATGTGTCTTTGCAGGTGCCGTCACCTCCTTTGCTGCGGGCTACGTGAAGATCCGTTGGACGCTGTGGTCAGAGCTTGTGATTGGTGTAGTGACGGCATTCCAGGCAGGCCTCCTTTTGCTGATGAACACTACTGCCAACATCTGGCTCTGCTACGTGGCTTACATCCTCTTCAGGGGCTCCTACCAGTTCCTTGTGCCTATAGCCATGTGAGTGGTGAGAACAACTTGATGACTAGGCCTCCATTAGCCACGCTGGTGGTGAGGAACATAAAGATTATGATATCCATCGTTACCTGGATATATATCGTCATTCTCACTCTTTTCAACATGCAAAAAGGTGTGGGGGTGGTTTGCATGCATACCCCAATATATAGTAGACCAGATTAGCTTTCTAGTATCTGCTTTGCTAAAGCAGGGATTGTAATGCCAATAAATATCCCCCCACCCTTGTAAGGATGCCAAGAATAACCTTTTGGTCCCAGGGTAGATATGTTGTTGGAGGCTTTTAGTATTCAGCCTAGGTTAACAAGCTACGGTGATTGCTGCTGATGTTCTGAATGATATTAGCTAATTTGTTGGAAATGCTAAGGTGGGGATGGTTAACTAAATACAAAGAACTGGATTAGGCGGTCTTTAGCACTCTTCCAGGCCAGCAACTGTATGGCTTTAACCATTGGATATTTCACTAACATCAGTGATAAAGGTATTACAGCTTCCCAAACTCTCCTCTTGGTGTAAACACTCCCAAGCTGCCTTCTAAGGTCAACACAAAATAACCAGCATTAGCCCTATCTCTATGCCATCTTCTGCTTGTAAGTAAAAATGCATTGATCTTTGCGAGTGCCTTCCTTGTCGGTGATGCTGCAGCATACCAGCTGTGGCTGGGGcctgggatggagaacctgtggccctccctgTGGGACTGCAAAAGTTATCACAGGGATAACTGGCTTGGCCAAGAATTCATAGCAATGTCACCTTTTGTCAGTATCAGGACTGTGAACTATCATCAGCCCCAGGGAGCATAGCCAGTAGTCTGGGAtcataggagctgtagtccttcattgtctggatggccacaggctgGCCACCCTTGCCCTGAGCCATAAAGCGACTCTCCCTTTGTCCTTGGTCCCTTTTCAGTGCTTGCCAGCAGAACTGACctgccttcctctctttctctcgctTTGACCGAAGTTTCCAGATTGCAGCTTCCCTGTCCAAAGAGCTCTGTGCCCTGGTGTTTGGAATCAACACTTTTCTCGCCACAGTTCTCAAGACTGCCATCACTATCATCATAACAGATAAGAGAGGTCTGGGTCTCTCAATCCACCCTCAGGTAAGAAGCACAAGTTACACTGAGGCTTGCGGTAGTGGGCTTTTGACCAGTCCTAGCTGTCTTTGGGGCTTACTTTGTAGGTTCCTCCTATGGAAGGAGGTCCTTTGAATAATCTGGTGAACCACATAGTGGGAACTCAAAGAGACTTATTTGTGGTGGATCCTCTTGCCTTGCTTGGACCACTTTTGGCTGTTGACCCCATTCTATGTATTGCCTATCATGTTCTGGAGTGGAAGCAGGGCTAGCAAAAACCAAAAGGCATGTAAGCCAAGAAAAATAGTACTTCTGTTCTTTatcttgcttatttatttatgttaagaGACGTATGCCCTTGCTTTGGGTAAGTTTCTAGGGTGGCTAGCAGTCACTCAGTTCTGTCCTTTCCAAAAAATGAAAGGTTTGTGCGAGAGCCTTAACACAGTGATCCTGAGCACATGCCAAATCACatgatttcaatggaacttgtTGCCAAGCAAAGTTCTGCTGAGTTAACAGAACTACCCCCTAATAAACATGTAAATTGCTACTAATCCTTGCCATTTGCTGATTTCTCTTACATTGTCCTCAACAAAAGCTTCATCCATCCTACAAGAATtgagcttatatatatatatatatttaaagatgctGATCAGGAAGCTGCAAATGTAATCTGTTCCTGTAAGGGCTGTCATTGCTGGCTCATGGCTGTCATGGGCTTAACAAAGCCTTGTAATTACCTGCTCATGTGACAAGATAAGAAATGATGACAGTGCATTGGAATAGCATGGCAGCAGGATATGCATGTGTGTTTAAATCTTCCTTACTGGAAGTAGCGGGCACAGGTTGGAGAAATATTTGGTTGGGTTAGTTCAGGTAGACTTTATCGATGAGGCTGGAGGAAAAGCAGGGTGCCTTTTTTAGCTAGAATTCCAGCTTTATGTATGTCATTGCAAAGATGCACATCATGTGGAGTTCCTGCTGTCAGAGATGGGATATAATTTTGACTTACGATAGCTACATAGAACATCCCAGCTCAGATGCTGTGTTCTGGCAAACAGAAAGCAGTGGGAGACAATTGCTGCTATGCCTGTATGTGGGAGCTTGAGGGGAATTTTCACCTGGCTGGCCGCTAGAGTAGATGGACCTCTGATCCAATGGGACTCTTCCTGCCCTTAAAGAGTTTCCCTCCTAGCTCTATTCTGTGCTTCTGTGGGCTGCTGATCATTTCTGATTTTTTTAGTGCTTTGGAGGAAAATAAGGCACAGGGCCTCAACACATCGTatctccccctttctcttttccagGTCTACGTTTACTTCAGCTATTTCACGCTTCTGACAGTGGTGTATCTTTCTGCATCAGTGTATGTGGCTGTGAAGCATAATGGATGCAGGAAACCTCCAGAGGAAGCACCACCCAAGGAACTCAGCATGCCAGTTGAGGACAGAGGCACAGAGCTGGCTAACTTGGAAGTCTGAGAAAATGGTGGATGGGGAAGAAAAGGAGCTGGCCTACCTGCATACTCCCAGCTGGGATGTAACACACAGAACTCCCATGTTAATCAGCACTTAGAAGCATCTCAGCTTTCCAGAGTATCAGATCACTGCGGAAGGAAAAGGCCTTCCTTAACTTTAGGGCTTGTGCATCAGCAGCACGCAACCAGACGACTGGATTTCCCCCCAGTTTTGGTCGTGTGTGTGGCATAGGCTCCTGAGCCCAGGTGAGATTATGGAGACATTTGCCAGTGTTATGGTTGGCACCTGGTGATTTTATGAATGTAGTTTTAAACACTGATAATActctgcacgccttcccctcagCCTTTAAAAGAAGTCAACAGAAAGCAAGATGGATGcaggtactttttaaaaaaaataaaatacaatagtttTACTTTTAATGAAACAATCAATTTGTTACCAGTAAAGATACTCTGCTGGGAGTTATGGACTGCAATATTTGTTGAAGCTTTCCTCCTAAGAAAACTGAGCTTCTCATATTTGGCTTTTAAAAGTCAAAGTTATGCTCAAGAAAACAGGACTGAGAGTAAGGCTAACTCACGTCCTCTCATCCATTTGGGACTGAGTGGGAAACACAATGCGCTTTTAACAATCACTTTAGATCCTCTGGAGGAACATCATCCTTGGAAAGTATACACTTGCATTTTGTTCTGACTTGTAAATTCTGGTTCTCGTCCACTTTCCCCACCAAAGACGATTGATTTTCAAATACCTTCACTGTCACATAATAATTTATACTGGCCGCAGTCGTATGCTCAGTGGGCATTTGAGAGGAAGGTGGGAGTGATCCGGTCTTTAGCAGAGTCCTGATGACTTTCCAAACTATCTTGGACTTTTCATCTGGTTTTGCCTCCAGGGGCCAGTTCCACGAATCCTGCTAGACCTGTAGGCCATGGGTAGTAGTCACACAGTAGCTGCTTAACATAAAATGGTGGCCATATGAAAAGGAGCATGGCTACAAAAAGGTGTAgccgtgcccccccccccccaatcggcACTCGCTTGCTCATGGAAAGCTCTTTGTGATGCTGTTCTGTTCAGAAGGGAAGTTGAAATGTGTGCTGGGAGTACATTCAGTGTAGGAAGACCAAGTCAGTTCAAACAGATACTGAACAGGAAGAGCAAATTATTGTGTATCGTGGATTTTTCCCCAGATACCATGCTGGTGGGCCTGTGAGTGCCACGCTGGCACTTCCAGCCTAAAAGGCACTTTCCCCATTCTCCTGGAGCAAATGGGAGTCAGGGACATAGACAGAGCCCTCTGCAATTCCATgcaaatgaacaacaacaacaacaacaacaaataacaagAGGATACTTTCCTTTATTCAGTGCCTTTAGAAAACAGTTTATAGAACACAACACACAACCGACAAAGATATAGAGATCCACAGGcttttaaaattgcattaaaaatttcACAAAATACAGTAGACAGTAATAAACTGATTGTGTGACTTGCACaggctccctctccctccctccccatctggTAATAAAATTTCAGAAAGACAATCAATGAAAGCTAGGTAGAAATTTAGCACCTTGGTTTGTCAAAACAGACTCAAATGCTCAGACATTAATGTGTTTAAAACAGAACTGATACACAGCAATCATCTGCCTGGCCAAGGCTTCTGGCATTGAAGTGGAAGGGCTGTGATGGAGGGAGAGGTACCAGAAGCTCAGTCACAGTTAAGACCATAAGCATGGCTTCCTTCACTCTGCATTCAGCGCTAAAATGGCAAAATACTGCTTGCCTACCTGTGCTTGGGTGACACACACTAACAGACAGTGACTGGTGTGAACTCTAGTCCTTCCCCCTCGAAAATGTCAGCACAGTGCCATTCTGCTCTGATGCGGCAGAAGAAATGCTGCAAAATACAGCTATTAGAAATGGCTTGGTTCTGGTGGTTCCTGCCACAGTGTATTAGGGACAGGGGAGAGAAATGAAAGGGGTCAATACTGGACAGAGATGGTTCTTAATTGCCTAAATTTTGTATTATCTCTTTATTTTGGAGCAGTTGCTAATAACAGATTCCAGATCTGAGACATTTAGGAGAACATTCCTGGCTGGAGGATTATAAATCTGATCACCTGCTACTCAGCTCGCTTCtcatccttctgcatgcaaagcataggTTCTGCACCACTGGGCTTAGGTCGCACTTCTGATAGGTTAAAGCAACAGAGGGTTCTGAGAGCTAGCATGACCCCCAAGGCTTCAGCCAGGAGGGCCCTGCCACTTTTGCACTGACTAACCTGTTTTCTTTGAATATGGCTAGTAGAGGCATCCTCTATGGAGAAAGGAGGAAGACAGGGCAAGTAAagtataaaaatgtaaaaaaacaaacaaaccacaaatccAAATACTGATTGTTACAACGGCAAGCAGTTTCTTCCGTTATGGCCTGTAAAGAGACTGGCTTAGGCAAAAGTCACTTATGAGGCTGTTAACACCTCTAGTTCTCTTTTAGAGCTAGACAAtgtgaaaggggtgggtgggggaagaagcaAAAGAGAGAACTCTGCCATAGCAAGGCTTGAAGGTTCAGTCTCACTGCTCTGGGCATGTTATCTCAGCAAAGGATACTGTTAACTCTGCAGCAAAAATTGCAACCAGCTATGAAGAGTGTTGTTTGCATCTATGTTTGGAAATAATAAGGCATTATGCCGGCTGGTGAGTCAAGCAGAGATAAGGGAGTGTATTTTCTGCAAGCCCATATATTACtcttgggggagggaggcagacaaTCAAATTCCTGGTCTCTTTggcaggatccccccccccctttgatacTATGCTGGGCACACAACAGAAAAGCCACCTCAGTGTTTACAGAAATCTTAATTTTGATAATTATGCACTGTCCACCAGGGTCTAAGCTTGTGTTATTTAGCACCATGTCCCCACTATAAGGCAGGCAGTGCCAAGAGTGACAAGTTATCGGGTTGTGTAATGCAGAAACACCTGCAGCGCTACACTGACAGTAAGGGGGACGCTGCTGTTTGAGGGCTACCTTATGTTAAGTCAGCC
The nucleotide sequence above comes from Podarcis raffonei isolate rPodRaf1 chromosome 1, rPodRaf1.pri, whole genome shotgun sequence. Encoded proteins:
- the SLC19A1 gene encoding reduced folate transporter, which gives rise to MSAEAENPEKQPPDPPPDPRWKLLVFYLCFYGFMNQIRPGESFITPYLLGSEKNFTKEEVTNEITPVLSYSYMAVLVPIFLLTDYLRYKPVLVLQSLSHIAIWLLLIFGTSILAMQFMEFFYGITMAARVAYSSYIFSLVTPSRYQRMASYSRTSVLMGVFASSVLGQLCVTVGGTTFTTLNYISLGFMSFGLLLTLFLERPKRSLFFNRSEPVCNGTSPSELDKMNAGAGDPAWHKAPTWKNMVFFRMLKELAAFIRLPQLRLWSLWWIFNSAGYYLILYYVQILWNEIYPTRDNRKIYNGAVEAASTLLGAVTSFAAGYVKIRWTLWSELVIGVVTAFQAGLLLLMNTTANIWLCYVAYILFRGSYQFLVPIAIFQIAASLSKELCALVFGINTFLATVLKTAITIIITDKRGLGLSIHPQVYVYFSYFTLLTVVYLSASVYVAVKHNGCRKPPEEAPPKELSMPVEDRGTELANLEV